A stretch of Limanda limanda chromosome 7, fLimLim1.1, whole genome shotgun sequence DNA encodes these proteins:
- the rcc2 gene encoding protein RCC2 homolog yields the protein MPRKKVTDISGNGGVKKKRASGKRKERDFSSDDEFDFEQENNKKPGRPAAKSGLQPVTVADDVKETIKLECPKVKGQLLIFGATNWDLIGRKEVPKLQAAFRNLGQNLWGPHRYGCLSDVKVSCVVSGPCSAHSLLMTTEGKLWSWGRNDKGQLGQGDTKRLEAPKLIEALADHVIVAAACGRNHTLALTDDGTVYSFGDNKLGQLGQGNQTDAVLSPAAISYNGQPLVKVACGAEFSMVVDCKGNLYSFGCPEYGQLGHNSDGKFIARAQRIEFDCELIPRRVAIFIEKSKDGQVMPVPNVVVRDVACGGNHTLVLDSQKRVFSWGFGGYGRLGHTDPKDEMVPRLVKLFDFPGRGASQICSGYQCSFALSEMGGLFFWGVTNTSRESTMYPKSVQDLCGWKIRSMSCGKSSIIVAADESTISWGPSPTFGELGYGDNKPKSSTTAQEVKTLDGIYIEQVEMGYAHTLVIARQDTEQEEERLKKLPEYNPRTL from the exons ATGCCACGCAAGAAGGTGACGGATATCTCAGGGAATGGTggggtgaagaagaagagggccagcgggaaaaggaaagagagagacttcaGTAGCGATGATGAGTTTGACTTCGAGCAGGAGAACAACAAGAAACCTGGCAGGCCCGCGGCCAAGTCTGGTCTGCAGCCCGTCACTGTGGCAGATGACGTCAAAGAGACAATA AAACTTGAATGCCCAAAGGTAAAAGGTCAACTACTCATCTTTGGAGCAACCAACTGGGATTTGATTGGAAGAAAGGAGGTGCCCAAACTTCAAG ctgcatTCCGTAACCTGGGACAGAATCTGTGGGGTCCTCACCGCTACGGCTGTCTGAGCGATGTCAAGGTTAGCTGTGTGGTGTCTGGGCCCTGTTCTGCACACAGTCTCCTGATGACCACTGAGGGCAAGCTCTGGAGCTGGG GTCGTAATGACAAAGGTCAGCTGGGTCAAGGCGACACCAAACGCCTTGAGGCTCCCAAGTTAATCGAGGCGCTGGCAGATCATGTGATTGTTGCTGCAGCCTGTGGACGCAATCACACTCTCGCACTCACAG ACGATGGTACTGTGTACTCTTTTGGTGATAACAAGCTTGGCCAGCTTGGCCAAGGCAACCAAACTGATGCCGTCCTCAGCCCCGCAGCA aTTTCCTACAATGGACAGCCCCTAGTGAAGGTGGCTTGTGGAGCTGAATTTAGCATGGTGGTGGACTGCAAAGGAAACCTGTACTCCTTTGGCTGTCCGGAGTATGGACAGCTGG GTCACAACAGTGATGGGAAATTCATAGCTCGTGCCCAGCGCATTGAATTTGACTGTGAGCTCATTCCTCGTCGGGTTGCCATCTTTATTGAGAAGTCTAAGGACGGTCAGGTCATGCCTGTGCCTAACGTGGTGGTCAGAGATGTGGCCTGCGGGGGCAACCACACA CTGGTGCTGGACTCTCAGAAGCGAGTGTTCAGCTGGGGTTTTGGTGGTTACGGTCGTCTGGGCCACACAGATCCGAAGGACGAGATGGTTCCCCGACTGGTTAAACTGTTTGACTTCCCTGGACGTGGTGCCAGTCAGATCTGTTCAGGCTACCAGTGTTCCTTTGCGCTCAGCGAGATGG GAGGGCTGTTTTTCTGGGGGGTGACCAACACTTCCAGAGAGTCAACCATGTACCCCAAATCCGTGCAGGATCTGTGTGGCTGGAAGATCCGCAGTATGTCGTGTGG gAAGAGCAGCATCATCGTTGCTGCAGATGAGAGTACAATCAGCTGGGGCCCCTCACCCACATTTGGAGAGCTG GGATATGGAgacaataaacccaaatccTCCACCACAGCTCAGGAGGTTAAGACCTTGGATGGCATCTACATTGAACAG GTGGAGATGGGCTACGCGCACACGCTGGTGATTGCCAGACAGGACactgagcaggaagaggagagactGAAAAAGCTGCCTGAGTACAACCCCCGGACACTCTGA